In a single window of the Bubalus kerabau isolate K-KA32 ecotype Philippines breed swamp buffalo chromosome 18, PCC_UOA_SB_1v2, whole genome shotgun sequence genome:
- the NPM1 gene encoding nucleophosmin isoform X1 yields the protein MEDSMDMDMSPLRPQNYLFGCELKADRDYHFKVDNDENEHQLSLRTVSLGAGAKDELHVVEAEAMNYEGSPIKVTLATLKMSVQPTVSLGGFEITPPVVLRLKCGSGPVHISGQHLVAVEEDAESEEEEEEEVKLLSISGKRSAPGSGSKVPQKKVKLAADEDEDDDDDDDDDDDEDDDDDDFDEEVEEKAPVKKSVRDTPAKNAQKSNQNGKDSKPSTPRSKGQESFKKQEKTPKTPKGPSSVEDIKAKMQASIEKGGSLPKVEAKFINYVKNCFRMTDQEAIQDLWQWRKSL from the exons ATGgaggattcaatggacatggacaTGAGCCCCTTGAGGCCCCAGAACTATCTTTTCG GTTGTGAACTAAAGGCTGACAGAGATTATCACTTCAAGGTGGATAATGATGAAAATGAGCACCAGTTATCTTTAAGAACG gTCAGTTTAGGGGCTGGAGCAAAGGATGAGTTACACGTTGTTGAAGCAGAGGCGATGAATTATGAAGGCAGTCCAATTAAAGTAACACTGGCAACTTTGAAAATGTCTGTACAGCCAACG gttTCTCTTGGGGGCTTTGAAATTACACCACCTGTGGTCTTACGGTTGAAGTGTGGCTCAGGGCCTGTGCATATCAGTGGGCAGCACTTAGTAG ccGTGGAGGAAGATGCAGAgtcagaagaagaggaggaggaggaggtgaaacTCCTAAGTATATCTGGAAAGCGTTCTGCCCCTGGAAGTGGTAGCAAGGTTCCCCAG aaaaaagtgaagctTGCTGCTGATGaagatgaagatgatgatgacgatgacgatgatgatgatgatgaaga tgatgatgaTGACGATTTTGATGAGGAAGTTGAAGAAAAAGCTCCAGTAAAGAAA TCTGTACGAGATACTCCAGCCAAAAATGCACAAAAATcgaaccaaaatggaaaagactcAAAACCGTCAACACCAAGATCAAAA GGTCAAGAATCCttcaaaaaacaggaaaaaacaccTAAAACACCGAAAGGACCTAGCTCTGTAGAAGACATTAAAGCAAAAATGCAAGCAAGTATAGAAAAA GGTGGTTCCCTTCCCAAAGTGGAAGCCAAGTTTATCAATTATGTGAAGAATTGTTTCCGGATGACTGACCAGGAG gctatTCAAGATCTCTGGCAGTGGAGGAAGTCTCTTTAA
- the NPM1 gene encoding nucleophosmin isoform X2 has translation MEDSMDMDMSPLRPQNYLFGCELKADRDYHFKVDNDENEHQLSLRTVSLGAGAKDELHVVEAEAMNYEGSPIKVTLATLKMSVQPTVSLGGFEITPPVVLRLKCGSGPVHISGQHLVAVEEDAESEEEEEEEVKLLSISGKRSAPGSGSKVPQKKVKLAADEDEDDDDDDDDDDDEDDDDDDFDEEVEEKAPVKKSVRDTPAKNAQKSNQNGKDSKPSTPRSKGQESFKKQEKTPKTPKGPSSVEDIKAKMQASIEKAH, from the exons ATGgaggattcaatggacatggacaTGAGCCCCTTGAGGCCCCAGAACTATCTTTTCG GTTGTGAACTAAAGGCTGACAGAGATTATCACTTCAAGGTGGATAATGATGAAAATGAGCACCAGTTATCTTTAAGAACG gTCAGTTTAGGGGCTGGAGCAAAGGATGAGTTACACGTTGTTGAAGCAGAGGCGATGAATTATGAAGGCAGTCCAATTAAAGTAACACTGGCAACTTTGAAAATGTCTGTACAGCCAACG gttTCTCTTGGGGGCTTTGAAATTACACCACCTGTGGTCTTACGGTTGAAGTGTGGCTCAGGGCCTGTGCATATCAGTGGGCAGCACTTAGTAG ccGTGGAGGAAGATGCAGAgtcagaagaagaggaggaggaggaggtgaaacTCCTAAGTATATCTGGAAAGCGTTCTGCCCCTGGAAGTGGTAGCAAGGTTCCCCAG aaaaaagtgaagctTGCTGCTGATGaagatgaagatgatgatgacgatgacgatgatgatgatgatgaaga tgatgatgaTGACGATTTTGATGAGGAAGTTGAAGAAAAAGCTCCAGTAAAGAAA TCTGTACGAGATACTCCAGCCAAAAATGCACAAAAATcgaaccaaaatggaaaagactcAAAACCGTCAACACCAAGATCAAAA GGTCAAGAATCCttcaaaaaacaggaaaaaacaccTAAAACACCGAAAGGACCTAGCTCTGTAGAAGACATTAAAGCAAAAATGCAAGCAAGTATAGAAAAA GCGCATTGA
- the NPM1 gene encoding nucleophosmin isoform X3, with protein sequence MNYEGSPIKVTLATLKMSVQPTVSLGGFEITPPVVLRLKCGSGPVHISGQHLVAVEEDAESEEEEEEEVKLLSISGKRSAPGSGSKVPQKKVKLAADEDEDDDDDDDDDDDEDDDDDDFDEEVEEKAPVKKSVRDTPAKNAQKSNQNGKDSKPSTPRSKGQESFKKQEKTPKTPKGPSSVEDIKAKMQASIEKGGSLPKVEAKFINYVKNCFRMTDQEAIQDLWQWRKSL encoded by the exons ATGAATTATGAAGGCAGTCCAATTAAAGTAACACTGGCAACTTTGAAAATGTCTGTACAGCCAACG gttTCTCTTGGGGGCTTTGAAATTACACCACCTGTGGTCTTACGGTTGAAGTGTGGCTCAGGGCCTGTGCATATCAGTGGGCAGCACTTAGTAG ccGTGGAGGAAGATGCAGAgtcagaagaagaggaggaggaggaggtgaaacTCCTAAGTATATCTGGAAAGCGTTCTGCCCCTGGAAGTGGTAGCAAGGTTCCCCAG aaaaaagtgaagctTGCTGCTGATGaagatgaagatgatgatgacgatgacgatgatgatgatgatgaaga tgatgatgaTGACGATTTTGATGAGGAAGTTGAAGAAAAAGCTCCAGTAAAGAAA TCTGTACGAGATACTCCAGCCAAAAATGCACAAAAATcgaaccaaaatggaaaagactcAAAACCGTCAACACCAAGATCAAAA GGTCAAGAATCCttcaaaaaacaggaaaaaacaccTAAAACACCGAAAGGACCTAGCTCTGTAGAAGACATTAAAGCAAAAATGCAAGCAAGTATAGAAAAA GGTGGTTCCCTTCCCAAAGTGGAAGCCAAGTTTATCAATTATGTGAAGAATTGTTTCCGGATGACTGACCAGGAG gctatTCAAGATCTCTGGCAGTGGAGGAAGTCTCTTTAA